In the genome of Rhodamnia argentea isolate NSW1041297 chromosome 3, ASM2092103v1, whole genome shotgun sequence, one region contains:
- the LOC115743172 gene encoding uncharacterized protein LOC115743172, producing MKGTGNVTNVSWVLAFLLWLVSINGAWGQGVSPSQCQDEIRKGISTCMAVAMGQPPSAACCALVRVAHAECVCPLVTPEVAAMIDVNRAKKLAEGCGRKIPPNFKCGSITIP from the exons ATGAAGGGTACTGGTAATGTGACTAATGTCTCGTGGGTCTTGGCGTTCTTGCTCTGGCTGGTTTCAATCAATGGGGCATGGGGTCAGGGGGTGAGTCCAAGCCAGTGCCAAGACGAGATAAGAAAGGGGATCAGCACATGCATGGCTGTCGCGATGGGCCAGCCGCCCTCAGCTGCATGCTGCGCCCTCGTTCGGGTCGCCCACGCTGAGTGCGTGTGCCCGTTGGTCACGCCGGAGGTGGCCGCGATGATCGACGTCAACCGGGCCAAGAAGCTCGCCGAGGGCTGCGGGAGGAAGATCCCTCCCAACTTCAAGTGCGGAA GCATTACCATTCCATGA
- the LOC115743144 gene encoding DNA repair endonuclease UVH1, with translation MVQFHEHVLTDLLDDSNGGLVILSSGLSLSSLIASLLLLHSPPQGSLLLLSPTPPLKQRLLRHLRSRSAAPLQIPAEITADLPASHRHSLYASGGAFFVTPRILIVDLLTSRVPASTVAGIVIPNAHAIAETSTEAFIVRILKSLNKNAYVRAFSDKPHAMVAGFAKAERIMKCLFIRKLHLWPRFQVYVSQELEKDPPVVVDIRVPMSKNMVGIQKAIIEVMDACLKEMRKTNKVDVEDLTVENGLFKSFDEIVRRQLDPIWHTLGKKTKQLVSDLKTLRKLLDYLVRYDAVSYLKYLDTLRVSESFRSVWIFAESSYKIFELAKKRVYRFVRSDGTKLDGPGKSTASKKRKLSGEDVHEETASGGSSSTGVIVLEEVLEEAPKWKVLREILEEIEQERQKATLTGKECLVEGEDSDSGIVLITCKDERSCMQLEDIITNNPLKVMQEEWEKYLLSKVELRDAHTRYKKKPKDPKGFGILDGTLHVTTTPAAEVSSTSKQEHYALLAAVSEIRNRAKLEKPGDSIQPHVGDEGCSNGTKGKYKKGRANAKSSQHRNSSGRKKVAADGNQAVPASEDEHLTDGLVSGGYCDDNISGHSGDRAVLQESDRSESRSVKPLPPLHFHALESDRPILDTLKPSVIIAYHPDMTFVREIEIYKAENPSKRLKIYFLFYEESTEVQKFEASIRRENGAFESLIRQKSMMMIPVDQDGQCLGLNAYMEQQASSSQNSITRRAGGRKEAEREMQVIVDMREFMSSLPNVLHQKGMRIIPVTLEVGDYILSPSICVERKSIQDLFSSFTSGRLFHQAETMVRYYRIPVLLIEFSQDKSFSFQSASDIGDDVTPNSIISKLSLLALHFPRLRIIWSRSLHATAEIFFSLKANQDEPDETKAMRVGVPSEEGIVENDVRAENYNTSAVEFLRRLPGVTDSNYRAIMDGCKSLAELALFPVDRLAELMGGQKVARTLREFLDAKYPTLL, from the exons ATGGTCCAGTTCCACGAGCACGTCCTCACCGACCTCCTCGACGACTCCAATGGCGGGCTCGTGATCCTCTCCTccggcctctccctctcctccctcatcgcctctctcctcctcctccactccCCTCCCCAGggctccctcctcctcctctcccctaCGCCTCCCCTCAAGCAacgcctcctccgccacctccgCTCCCGCTCCGCCGCCCCCCTCCAGATCCCGGCCGAGATCACCGCCGACCTCCCCGCCTCCCACCGCCACTCCCTCTACGCCTCCGGCGGCGCCTTCTTCGTCACTCCCAGGATCCTGATCGTCGACCTGCTCACGAGCCGGGTCCCGGCCTCGACCGTGGCCGGGATCGTGATCCCAAATGCGCACGCCATCGCGGAGACCTCCACGGAGGCATTCATTGTGAGGATTTTGAAGTCGTTGAATAAGAACGCATACGTGAGGGCGTTCTCGGACAAGCCACACGCAATGGTCGCGGGGTTTGCCAAGGCAGAGCGGATCATGAAGTGCTTGTTCATTAGGAAGTTGCACCTCTGGCCGAGGTTTCAG GTGTATGTATCACAAGAATTGGAGAAGGATCCACCGGTGGTCGTGGATATAAGGGTTCCAATGTCTAAGAACATGGTGGGGATTCAGAAAGCGATAATTGAGGTAATGGATGCGTGTTTGAAGGAGATGAGGAAGACGAATAAGGTGGATGTGGAGGATTTGACTGTGGAGAATGGGTTGTTCAAGTCTTTTGATGAGATTGTGCGGAGGCAATTGGATCCTATTTGGCATACGTTGGGAAAGAAGACAAAGCAGCTAGTTTCGGATTTGAAGACTTTAAGAAAGTTGCTGGATTATCTTGTTAG GTATGATGCAGTCAGTTATTTGAAGTATTTGGATACACTGCGAGTGTCAGAGAGTTTTCGGTCTGTTTGGATATTTGCAGAGTCCAGCTATAAGATATTTGAGCTTGCAAAGAAGCGTGTTTATCGATTTGTGAGGTCAGATGGAACTAAACTTGATGGGCCTGGTAAGAGCACAGCcagcaaaaaaaggaaacttaGTGGCGAAGACGTTCATGAAGAAACAG CCTCTGGTGGTTCCTCATCGACAGGTGTTATAGTTTTGGAGGAAGTGTTGGAGGAGGCACCAAAATGGAAGGTTTTACGT GAGATTCTTGAGGAGATAGAACAGGAAAGACAGAAGGCAACTTTGACTGGCAAGGAATGTCTAGTCGAGGGTGAGGACAGTGATAGTGGGATTGTATTGATCACCTGCAAAGATGAACGTTCATGTATGCAGCTAGAAGATATCATCACGAACAACCCACTGAAG GTGATGCAAGAAGAATGGGAGAAGTACTTGCTCAGCAAAGTTGAACTACGTGATGCACATACGCGTTACAAGAAGAAACCTAAAGATCCTAAAGGTTTTGGCATTCTTGATGGAACTCTTCATGTAACAACTACACCGGCTGCAGAAGTTAGCAGTACAAGCAAGCAGGAACACTATGCACTTTTGGCCGCAGTATCAGAAATCAGAAATAGAGCTAAGCTGGAAAAGCCTGGGGACTCTATCCAGCCTCATGTTGGTGATGAAGGATGTAGCAATGGAACAAAAGGTAAATATAAGAAAGGAAGAGCAAATGCTAAGAGCTCTCAGCATAGAAACAGCAGTGGTAGGAAGAAAGTTGCGGCAGATGGTAATCAAGCAGTACCTGCTTCTGAAGATGAACATCTGACGGATGGATTGGTATCTGGTGGTTATTGTGATGATAACATTTCTGGTCATTCTGGAGACAGAGCGGTTCTCCAGGAGTCTGACCGGTCAGAATCCAGAAGTGTGAAGCCACTGCCTCCTCTGCATTTTCACGCTTTAGAAAGTGATCGGCCGATATTGGATACTTTGAAGCCGTCTGTAATAATTGCGTACCACCCAGACATGACTTTTGTCAGGGAGATTGAAATCTACAAAGCTGAGAATCCCTCCAAAAGGTTAAAAATATACTTTCTTTTCTACGAGGAGTCTACTGAAGTTCAGAAATTTGAGGCTAGTATTCGTAGAGAAAATGGAGCATTTGAATCTTTGATCAGGCAGAAATCAATGATGATGATACCAGTTGATCAG GATGGTCAATGCCTTGGACTGAATGCTTACATGGAGCAACAAGCTTCATCTTCACAAAATTCTATAACTAGAAGGGCTGGTGGGAGAAAAGAAGCTGAGAGAGAGATGCAG GTTATTGTGGATATGAGGGAGTTCATGAGCAGCCTGCCAAATGTCCTTCACCAGAAAGGCATGCGTATAATTCCTGTTACTTTGGAGGTTGGAGATTATATACTCTCACCTTCGATTTGTGTAGAAAGAAAGAGTATCCAAGATCTCTTTTCAAGCTTCACGTCAGGTCGCCTCTTCCACCAGGCGGAAACAATGGTGCGCTATTATAGAATACCTGTTCTTCTCATTGAATTTTCACAAGACAAGAGCTTCTCTTTTCAG TCTGCAAGTGACATTGGTGATGACGTGACTCCCAATAGCATAATATCCAAGCTATCCTTGCTCGCTTTGCATTTCCCACGCTTGCGAATAATCTGGTCCCGCAGTCTTCATGCAACTGCCgaaattttcttctctttgaaaGCAAATCAAGATGAACCTGATGAGACCAAGGCAATGAGAGTTGGCGTCCCCTCAGAAGAGGGTATTGTAGAAAATGATGTGAG AGCTGAAAACTACAATACATCTGCTGTGGAATTCTTGAGACGTCTACCGGGCGTGACGGATTCAAATTATAGAGCAATAATGGATGGATGTAAAAGCTTGGCAGAACTGGCCCTTTTTCCCGTAGATCGCTTGGCTGAACTGATGGGCGGGCAAAAAGTTGCTCGGACTCTTAGAGAATTCCTAGATGCCAAGTATCCAACGTTATTGTAG
- the LOC115743196 gene encoding uncharacterized protein LOC115743196 → MGRKQNDAEPGRYATLILLLIGVISCTLVYTLATVAFGPGWGNLSWDPLKLTGEIGSGDTAEVEFGVGSGECCRGIDNLELWGPAVKWGSDFKFNSSVGCCRACKAMCGGNDGPCLCDTWVYCGNKEACGSKFGECWLKKQKDSLAPDRQEAGQTVIWTSGLVYGKGEGIIGLETEYGTMHIKLYPDCAPHSVSYILELLALRHCAGCQFHRAESRGQFWDLQGNHVPNAPFGPPFALIQGTLEAQGTPFRKARKEACPTIKRGTVAWVGSGPEFFISLAKHEEWRREYTAFGAVLPEDMSIAERIAQLPTKPEVWNNINVSVLEKPVPLVLRRIKMSNGDVRGES, encoded by the exons ATGGGTCGCAAGCAAAACGACGCGGAGCCCGGCCGGTACGCCACTCTGATCCTGCTCTTGATCGGAGTGATCTCATGCACTCTGGTCTACACTTTGGCGACCGTCGCGTTCGGGCCCGGTTGGGGCAATTTGAGCTGGGATCCTCTGAAACTGACCGGGGAGATCGGTTCAGGCGATACTGCGGAGGTCGAATTCGGGGTGGGGAGTGGGGAGTGTTGCAGAGGGATTGATAATTTGGAGCTCTGGGGCCCGGCGGTGAAGTGGGGCTCCGATTTCAAGTTCAATTCTTCGGTGGGGTGTTGCAGGGCTTGCAAGGCGATGTGCGGCGGGAATGACGGGCCGTGCTTGTGCGATACGTGGGTGTATTGCGGTAATAAGGAGGCGTGCGGGTCGAAATTCGGTGAG TGCTGGTTGAAGAAACAGAAGGACTCCTTGGCTCCTGATCGTCAGGAGGCAGGACAAACAGTTATCTGGACCTCTGGCCTTGTATACGGGAAAGGAGAG GGAATAATTGGCTTGGAAACAGAATACGGTACCATGCATATTAAG CTTTATCCTGATTGTGCCCCGCACTCAGTTTCTTATATCCTTGAGTTGTTGGCATTGCGGCACTGTGCTGGTTGCCAATTTCATCGCGCAGAGAGTAGAGGGCAGTTTTGGGATTTGCAAGGCAATCACGTCCCAAAT GCCCCATTTGGCCCTCCATTTGCGCTGATTCAAGGGACCCTAGAAGCTCAGGGAACTCCATTTAGGAAGGCCCGGAAGGAAGCTTGCCCGACCATAAAGAGGGGGACCGTTgcatgggtcgggtcggggccCGAGTTCTTTATAAGCTTGGCGAAGCACGAAGAGTGGAGAAGGGAGTACACTGCCTTTGGTGCAGTCCTTCCTGAAGACATGAGCATCGCGGAGAGAATCGCTCAGCTCCCGACTAAACCGGAGGTTTGGAACAACATCAATGTCTCTGTGCTGGAGAAACCGGTCCCTCTGGTCTTGCGAAGGATCAAGATGAGCAACGGTGATGTCAGGGGTGAAAGCTGA